In Mytilus trossulus isolate FHL-02 unplaced genomic scaffold, PNRI_Mtr1.1.1.hap1 h1tg000128l__unscaffolded, whole genome shotgun sequence, one DNA window encodes the following:
- the LOC134700197 gene encoding uncharacterized protein LOC134700197, giving the protein MDIEDRRRYFIVGSVILEIVQPLFRSRLENDYKSRGLGSFQAFLSSQPVIHILFHLRHRNAICCKDKINCCDHQKLPLIYCQWNLLYTESPGQRGHNCHCKFTANQVQLNDLDISLAGLILLNCCNLAPADDNAVHKLRRYKNDYLSHNTEGEISETEYKSLWTNLTNFVLQLDPNKRNDLIRIENRPLDEGLCSKYSIDLLNIHKKLNEMDTQMQEIGSDVKELLIYHRNEAICQYCKKKLNEQGIGERKIIPYNLGQDIFYLHHEIDLQSILNERLITYISDVVMMDDGRLVLCLFLQCRLLICNTDGSQVDSIPVKDGPCYVIAVNNSTVAVTVHKSFKCHCIEMYDINNKHKLKSISVPGMNSYSGITMINNKLVVGGEDGLLIFDHQTGETIQTIQTDCKPGGIHASVDRIIFRRIHNLFSNNSNIYWYSFTDDNIHTLTLPSKPYSITTLQDGSLYVLCDDDSIQHVSSNGKQFKTSNKNQSQFFKDCYFIQYNLKQRKMITGNADTGIVQILQ; this is encoded by the exons ATGGATATTGAAGATCGTCGGCGATACTTTATTGTAGGATCAGTTATTTTGGAGATCGTTCAACCATTGTTCAGAAGCAGACTAGAAAATGATTACAAGAGTAGAGGTCTGGGGTCTTTTCAAGCCTTTCTAAGCTCTCAACCAGTCATACATATACTGTTTCACCTACGACACAGAAATGCTATTTGTTGTAAAGACAAAATCAATTGTTGTGACCACCAAAAACTTCCGCTGATATATTGTCAATGGAATCTGCTGTACACCGAGAGTCCAGGACAACGTGGTCACAACTGCCATTGCAAGTTCACAGCAAACCAAGTCCAGCTAAATGATCTTGATATATCTTTAGCAGGTCTTATATTACTAAACTGCTGTAATCTTGCACCAGCTGATGACAATGCTGTACATAAATTACGTCGCTACAAGAATGATTATCTTAGCCACAACACAGAGGGTGAAATATCTGAGACGGAGTATAAAAGCCTGTGGACAAACCTTACTAATTTTGTCCTACAGTTAGATCCCAATAAGCGGAATGACCTCATCAGAATAGAGAATAGACCACTTGATGAAGGACTGTGTAGCAAATACAGTATTGATCTTTTGAATATTCATAAGAAATTGAATGAG aTGGACACTCAGATGCAAGAGATAGGTTCTGATGTGAAG GAATTATTGATTTACCACAGAAACGAAGCAATATGTCAGTACTGCAAGAAAAAGTTGAATGAACAAG GCATTggtgaaagaaaaataattccCTACAACCTTGGACAAGATATCTTCTATCTTCATCATGAGATTGATCTGCAGTCAATACTAAATGAAAGACTGATAACATATATATCAGATGTAGTAATGATGGATGATGGTAGACTTGTGTTATGTTTGTTCCTTCAGTGCAGACTACTGATCTGTAACACAGATGGATCACAGGTAGACAGTATACCAGTCAAGGATGGTCCATGTTATGTTATAGCTGTCAACAACTCTACAGTAGCTGTAACAGTTCATAAATCCTTCAAATGTCATTGTATAGAGATGtatgatataaacaataaacataaactCAAATCCATATCAGTGCCTGGAATGAACAGTTACAGTGGCATTACAATGATAAACAACAAGTTAGTAGTAGGTGGTGAAGATGGACTACTGATTTTTGATCATCAGACAGGAGAGACAATACAGACAATACAAACAGACTGCAAACCAGGAGGGATACATGCTTCTGTTGACAGAATAATTTTCAGGAGAATCCATAATTTGTTTAGTAATAACAGCAACATATACTGGTACAGCTTTACAGATGACAACATACACACATTAACATTACCATCAAAACCATATTCAATAACTACACTACAAGATGGTAGTCTGTATGTTCTCTGTGATGATGACTCTATACAACATGTATCATCTAATGGAAAACAGTTcaaaacttcaaataaaaatcaatcccaattcTTCAAGGATTGTTACTTCatacaatacaatttaaaaCAGAGAAAAATGATCACAGGCAATGCTGATACTGGAATTGTCCAGATACTTCAATGA